A window of the Kosakonia sp. BYX6 genome harbors these coding sequences:
- the mgtE gene encoding magnesium transporter, producing MSVIKKNSVKLRDEERARLIWLLTTHKTLTATLLGEITLVEPIDGEALEQDLTEVRALVSHLPPPDLADTLEALPVDARHALWRLVEDDKRGKVLLEASENVWDDLIDEMSDRALLDALETLDIDEQIYLVQHLPRNLTGRLMATLPPAERARVRQVMRYGKNCVGAIMEFEVITVRPEVSLAAVQRYLRRLGKMPENTDKLFVIGRDNQLVGELALQTILLNAAGRRVSEVMNADPVTFSPEEEAEKVARTFERDNLISAAVVDEKGMLMGRLTIDEIVDVVYEETDNDMRQMGGLSTEEDVFAPVTKAVKTRWVWLATNLCTAFIASRVIDGFEHTISQLVALASLMPIVAGIGGNTGNQTITMIVRALALQNIQPGNFTFLILREMGVALINGLVWGGIMGCVTWWLYGDLALGAVMTLAMVLNLLTAALMGVLIPMIMTRLGRDPAVGSSVMITAITDTGGFFIFLGLATIFLL from the coding sequence ATGTCAGTTATCAAAAAAAACAGCGTAAAACTGCGCGACGAAGAACGAGCGCGGCTGATTTGGCTGCTCACCACGCATAAAACACTGACCGCGACGCTGCTCGGCGAAATCACCCTCGTTGAACCAATTGATGGCGAAGCGCTCGAACAGGATTTGACCGAAGTGCGGGCGCTGGTGTCGCATTTGCCACCGCCGGATCTGGCGGACACCCTCGAAGCGCTGCCGGTGGATGCGCGCCACGCGCTGTGGCGGCTGGTGGAAGATGATAAACGCGGCAAAGTGCTGCTCGAAGCGTCGGAAAATGTCTGGGACGATTTGATCGACGAAATGAGCGACAGGGCGTTGCTCGACGCGCTGGAAACGCTCGATATCGACGAACAGATCTACCTGGTGCAGCATCTTCCGCGCAACCTCACCGGACGGTTGATGGCGACATTGCCGCCCGCAGAGCGCGCGCGCGTGCGACAAGTGATGCGTTACGGCAAAAACTGCGTCGGCGCGATCATGGAGTTCGAGGTCATTACAGTGCGCCCTGAAGTGTCGCTGGCGGCGGTTCAACGCTATCTTCGACGGCTTGGCAAGATGCCGGAAAACACCGACAAACTGTTTGTCATTGGGCGCGATAACCAGCTGGTGGGCGAACTGGCGCTGCAAACCATTTTGCTCAATGCTGCCGGGCGGCGGGTGAGCGAAGTGATGAACGCCGATCCGGTGACCTTTTCCCCGGAAGAAGAGGCGGAAAAAGTGGCGCGCACCTTTGAACGTGACAACTTAATCAGCGCCGCGGTCGTGGACGAAAAAGGCATGCTGATGGGGCGATTGACCATCGATGAGATTGTTGACGTGGTGTACGAAGAGACTGACAACGACATGCGCCAGATGGGTGGCCTGAGTACCGAAGAAGATGTTTTTGCGCCCGTGACCAAAGCGGTGAAAACCCGTTGGGTGTGGCTGGCAACCAACCTGTGTACCGCGTTTATCGCTTCACGGGTGATTGATGGTTTTGAACACACGATTTCACAACTGGTGGCGCTGGCTTCATTGATGCCGATTGTCGCCGGGATTGGCGGTAATACGGGCAACCAGACCATCACGATGATTGTCCGCGCGCTGGCACTACAGAACATTCAACCGGGGAACTTTACCTTTCTCATTTTGCGCGAGATGGGTGTGGCATTGATCAACGGTCTGGTGTGGGGCGGAATTATGGGCTGCGTCACCTGGTGGCTTTATGGCGACCTGGCATTGGGCGCGGTGATGACGTTAGCGATGGTACTAAATTTGCTTACCGCCGCGCTGATGGGGGTATTAATCCCGATGATCATGACCCGGCTGGGGCGCGACCCGGCGGTCGGCTCCAGCGTGATGATTACCGCCATTACGGATACTGGCGGCTTCTTTATTTTCCTTGGGCTGGCGACGATTTTTTTGCTGTAA
- a CDS encoding SulP family inorganic anion transporter gives MTEKSIPSTHLVSHVLRSPQLFTREVLAGIITALALIPEVISFSVIAGVDPTVSLIASVVLCLGMSFLGGRPAMVTAAAGSVALVIGPMVHQHGVEYILPAVLLAGVIQIIFGLSGMARLMRFIPHAVMTGFVNALGILIFFAQVPHFWSKDPLILALFALTLLIVLWLPRWVKSIPAPLVAIVVLTTFTVFSGQLLPTVGDEGPMHGGLPGFTQWLVPFNLQTLSIIWPCALSIAFVGLMESLLTAKLVDDLTHTPSNKARESTGLGIANIMAGFYGGIAGCAMIGQTIVNVEMGKGRTRVSTIAAGLVLLLLVTALSQVMAKIPMVVLAGIMAIVAFKTFNWGSLQPATLKHAPVVETLVMLVTVAATVSTGNLAIGVVAGMVMLVVTPAKWREKVLVTAKKSSPAQGK, from the coding sequence AAAATCAATCCCTTCTACCCATTTGGTAAGCCACGTTCTGCGCTCGCCACAACTGTTCACCCGAGAAGTGCTGGCGGGCATCATTACCGCACTGGCGTTGATTCCGGAAGTCATCTCCTTTTCGGTGATTGCGGGTGTCGACCCGACTGTTAGCCTGATAGCCTCAGTCGTGCTCTGCCTTGGCATGTCTTTTTTGGGCGGTCGCCCGGCGATGGTCACCGCAGCAGCGGGGTCAGTCGCGTTGGTTATCGGACCTATGGTTCATCAACACGGTGTGGAATACATTTTGCCGGCGGTTTTACTGGCCGGTGTTATTCAGATTATCTTCGGTTTGAGCGGCATGGCGCGGCTGATGCGCTTTATTCCTCACGCGGTGATGACCGGTTTTGTTAACGCACTGGGCATCCTGATTTTCTTTGCTCAGGTACCGCATTTCTGGAGCAAAGACCCGCTGATTCTGGCGCTGTTCGCGCTCACGCTGCTGATTGTGCTGTGGCTGCCGCGTTGGGTAAAAAGCATTCCCGCGCCGCTGGTCGCGATTGTGGTATTGACCACATTTACGGTGTTCAGCGGCCAGCTTTTACCCACCGTTGGGGATGAAGGCCCCATGCACGGCGGTCTGCCGGGCTTTACGCAATGGCTGGTACCGTTCAATCTTCAAACGCTTAGTATTATCTGGCCTTGCGCGCTGAGCATCGCGTTTGTCGGTTTGATGGAATCACTGCTCACCGCCAAATTGGTTGACGATCTGACCCATACGCCGTCCAACAAAGCTCGCGAAAGCACCGGCTTGGGGATCGCCAATATTATGGCCGGTTTCTACGGCGGAATTGCCGGTTGCGCGATGATTGGTCAAACCATTGTCAACGTTGAGATGGGCAAAGGCCGCACGCGCGTTTCGACGATTGCAGCCGGGTTGGTGTTATTGCTGCTGGTCACCGCGTTAAGCCAGGTGATGGCGAAAATCCCGATGGTGGTGCTGGCGGGCATTATGGCGATTGTTGCCTTTAAAACGTTCAACTGGGGTAGCCTGCAACCGGCGACGCTGAAACACGCGCCGGTCGTGGAAACGCTGGTGATGCTGGTGACGGTTGCCGCCACCGTCAGCACCGGCAACCTGGCGATCGGCGTTGTCGCCGGGATGGTGATGCTGGTCGTGACGCCCGCAAAATGGCGCGAAAAAGTGTTGGTTACAGCAAAAAAATCGTCGCCAGCCCAAGGAAAATAA
- a CDS encoding multidrug ABC transporter permease/ATP-binding protein, producing MELLLLVWRQYRWPFVAVLALTLASAAFGIGLIAFINQRLIETVDMSLTVLPEFLGLLLLLMAVTLGSQLALTTLGHHFVYRLRSEFIKRILDTPVERIEQLGSASLLAGLTSDVRNITIAFVRLPELVQGIILTVGSCIYLATLSGKMLVITALWMALTIWGGFVLVSRVYKHMATLRETEDKLYNDFQTVLEGRKELNLNRERAEHVFEQMYLPDAREYRHHIIRADTFHLSAVNWSNIMMLGAIGLVFWMANSLGWADTNVAATYSLTLLFLRTPLLSAVGALPTLLSAQVAFKKLKQFSLAPYKEAFPRPQAFPNWQTLELRDVTFKYQDNDFAIGPVNMTLNRGELVFLIGGNGSGKSTLAMLLTGLYQPVSGEILLDGKPMAQDKPEDYRKLFSAVFTDVWLFDDLLGPDGKQADPALVEKWLEQLKMSHKLELKDGKILNLKLSKGQKKRVALLLALAEERDILLLDEWAADQDPHFRRDFYQVLLPLMQQMGKTIFAISHDDHYFIHADRLLEMRNGQLSELVGEERALASRDAVSRTA from the coding sequence ATGGAACTTCTCCTGCTTGTCTGGCGGCAGTACCGCTGGCCGTTCGTGGCCGTGCTGGCGCTCACCCTTGCCAGCGCCGCGTTTGGTATCGGGCTGATTGCCTTTATTAACCAACGATTGATTGAAACCGTGGATATGTCGTTGACCGTGCTGCCGGAATTCCTCGGACTGCTGCTGTTATTAATGGCGGTTACGCTCGGTTCACAATTGGCGCTCACCACCCTCGGCCACCATTTCGTTTACCGTCTGCGTAGCGAATTTATTAAACGTATTCTCGACACACCGGTTGAACGCATTGAGCAACTGGGCAGTGCTTCGCTGCTGGCGGGTTTAACCAGCGATGTGCGCAATATCACCATCGCCTTTGTTCGCCTGCCGGAACTGGTGCAGGGCATTATTCTGACGGTGGGTTCCTGTATTTACCTCGCGACGCTCTCCGGCAAAATGCTGGTGATCACCGCGCTGTGGATGGCGTTAACCATCTGGGGCGGCTTTGTGCTGGTTTCACGCGTCTACAAACATATGGCGACGCTGCGCGAGACGGAAGACAAGTTGTACAACGATTTCCAGACCGTGCTCGAAGGGCGCAAAGAGCTGAATCTCAACCGCGAGCGCGCTGAACATGTGTTCGAGCAGATGTATCTGCCGGATGCCCGCGAATATCGCCACCATATTATTCGCGCCGATACCTTCCATCTAAGCGCCGTGAACTGGTCGAACATTATGATGCTCGGCGCGATTGGCCTGGTGTTCTGGATGGCGAACAGCCTCGGCTGGGCGGATACTAACGTCGCGGCAACCTACTCGCTGACGCTGCTGTTTTTGCGCACGCCGCTGCTCTCGGCTGTTGGCGCGCTGCCAACGTTATTAAGTGCGCAGGTAGCGTTCAAAAAACTCAAACAGTTTTCATTGGCACCGTATAAAGAAGCGTTCCCGCGCCCACAGGCATTCCCCAATTGGCAAACGCTGGAACTGCGCGATGTCACGTTCAAATATCAGGACAACGATTTCGCCATTGGTCCGGTCAACATGACTCTGAACCGCGGCGAACTGGTATTCCTGATTGGCGGCAACGGTAGCGGGAAATCGACGTTGGCGATGCTGCTCACTGGCCTGTATCAGCCGGTGTCCGGCGAAATCCTGCTGGACGGTAAACCGATGGCGCAGGATAAGCCGGAAGATTACCGCAAGCTGTTCTCGGCGGTGTTCACCGATGTCTGGCTGTTTGACGATCTTCTCGGGCCTGATGGCAAACAGGCCGATCCGGCGTTGGTGGAGAAGTGGCTTGAGCAGTTAAAGATGTCGCACAAGCTGGAACTCAAAGACGGCAAAATCCTCAATCTGAAGCTGTCGAAAGGGCAGAAAAAGCGCGTTGCGCTGCTGCTGGCGCTGGCGGAAGAGCGCGATATTCTGTTGCTGGACGAATGGGCCGCCGATCAGGATCCGCATTTCCGCCGCGACTTCTACCAGGTATTGCTGCCACTCATGCAGCAAATGGGCAAAACCATTTTTGCCATCAGCCATGACGATCACTACTTCATTCACGCCGATCGCCTGCTGGAGATGCGTAACGGCCAGCTTAGCGAGCTGGTCGGTGAAGAGCGCGCGCTGGCGTCCCGCGACGCCGTTTCCCGCACTGCCTGA